In Halorubrum sp. PV6, a single window of DNA contains:
- the ilvC gene encoding ketol-acid reductoisomerase has protein sequence MTDADTQTFDSTVYYDDDADEEAIAHKTVAVLGYGSQGHAHAQNLADSGVDVVVGLRESSSSWDAAESDGLRVATPAEAAAEADIVSVLVPDTVQPDVYENAVEPNLDAGDTLQFAHGFNIHYNQIQPPEDVDVTMVAPKSPGHLVRRNYENDEGTPGLLAVYQDATGDAHDEGLAYAAAIGCTRAGVVETSFREETETDLFGEQAVLCGGVTSLVKQGYETLVDAGYSPEMAYFECLNELKLIVDLMYEDGLGGMWDSVSDTAEYGGLTQGDVVVDEHARENMEEVLEKVQNGEFAREWIAENQAGRPSYTQLRTAEKNHEIEAVGEELRGLFSWQEEAEEDEEESAEVTA, from the coding sequence ATGACCGACGCAGACACGCAGACGTTCGATTCGACAGTATACTACGACGACGACGCAGACGAGGAGGCGATCGCACACAAGACCGTCGCCGTCCTCGGCTACGGGTCGCAGGGCCACGCGCACGCACAGAACCTCGCCGACAGCGGGGTCGACGTGGTCGTCGGCCTCCGCGAGAGCAGTTCCTCGTGGGACGCCGCGGAGAGCGACGGGCTCCGCGTCGCGACCCCTGCCGAGGCGGCCGCGGAAGCCGACATCGTGAGCGTCCTCGTCCCGGACACGGTTCAGCCGGACGTGTACGAGAACGCGGTCGAGCCGAACCTCGACGCGGGCGACACGCTCCAGTTCGCCCACGGGTTCAACATCCACTACAACCAGATCCAGCCGCCCGAAGACGTCGACGTGACGATGGTCGCGCCGAAGTCGCCGGGCCACCTCGTGCGCCGTAACTACGAGAACGACGAGGGGACGCCCGGCCTGCTGGCGGTCTACCAGGACGCGACCGGCGACGCCCACGACGAGGGGCTCGCGTACGCGGCCGCCATCGGCTGTACCCGCGCCGGCGTCGTTGAGACGTCGTTCCGCGAGGAGACGGAGACCGACCTGTTCGGCGAGCAGGCCGTCCTCTGTGGCGGCGTTACCTCGCTGGTGAAACAGGGCTACGAGACGCTCGTCGACGCGGGCTACTCGCCGGAGATGGCCTACTTCGAGTGTCTCAACGAGCTGAAACTCATCGTCGACCTGATGTACGAAGACGGACTCGGCGGCATGTGGGACTCCGTCTCCGACACCGCCGAGTACGGCGGGCTCACGCAGGGTGACGTCGTCGTCGACGAGCACGCCCGCGAGAACATGGAGGAAGTGCTGGAGAAGGTCCAGAACGGCGAGTTCGCCCGCGAGTGGATCGCCGAGAACCAGGCGGGCCGGCCCTCCTACACGCAGCTCCGGACGGCCGAGAAGAACCACGAAATCGAGGCCGTCGGCGAGGAGCTTCGCGGCCTGTTCTCGTGGCAGGAGGAGGCCGAAGAGGACGAAGAGGAGTCGGCCGAGGTGACCGCCTGA
- the leuC gene encoding 3-isopropylmalate dehydratase large subunit, with protein MSEGTLYDKVWERHKVTELPNGQDQLFIGLHLVHEVTSPQAFGMLRERDLDVAYPDQTFATTDHIAPTEADKRERPLADDQAEEMLSALERNTSESGITFFGFESGKQGITHVVAPELGLSQPGMTVACGDSHTATHGAFGSIGVGIGTSQIRDVLATGCIAADKQKVRRIEVEGELGEGVYAKDVIMKVIKDLGVDGGVGHVYEYGGPAIEALDMEGRLAVCNMSIEGGARAGYVNPDETTYEYLRGREYVPEGEAFEERKQYWESVASDDDAEYDDVVTVDADGLDPLVTWGINPGQVVGIDEPVPHPDDFEARTDREAAEKAIDHMDVEPGQSMLGYDVDVAFLGTCTNGRLSDFEEAARILENHSVDEDVRALAVPGSETVRAQCEERGIDQTFIEAGFQWRRAGCSMCLAMNDDQLGAGEVCASSSNRNFIGRQGSKEGRTVLMSPAMVAAAAVEGEVVDARDYLRDGPTGGAGGVEEVAD; from the coding sequence ATGAGCGAGGGAACGCTGTACGACAAGGTATGGGAGCGCCACAAGGTAACGGAGCTCCCGAACGGGCAAGACCAGCTCTTCATCGGCCTCCACCTCGTTCACGAGGTGACGAGTCCGCAGGCGTTCGGGATGCTTCGCGAGCGCGACCTCGACGTCGCGTACCCGGACCAGACGTTCGCCACGACCGACCATATCGCGCCCACCGAAGCCGACAAGCGCGAACGACCGCTGGCCGACGACCAGGCCGAGGAGATGCTCTCGGCGCTCGAACGCAACACGAGCGAGAGCGGCATCACCTTCTTCGGCTTCGAGTCCGGCAAGCAGGGGATCACCCACGTCGTCGCGCCGGAGCTGGGCCTCTCCCAGCCGGGGATGACGGTCGCGTGCGGCGACAGCCACACGGCGACTCACGGCGCGTTCGGCTCCATCGGCGTCGGCATCGGAACGAGCCAGATCCGCGACGTGCTCGCGACGGGCTGTATCGCGGCCGACAAACAGAAGGTGCGCCGGATCGAGGTCGAGGGCGAGCTCGGCGAGGGCGTCTACGCGAAGGACGTGATCATGAAAGTGATCAAAGACCTCGGCGTCGACGGCGGCGTGGGCCACGTGTACGAGTACGGCGGTCCCGCCATCGAGGCGCTCGACATGGAGGGGCGGCTCGCCGTCTGTAACATGTCCATCGAGGGCGGCGCTCGCGCCGGGTACGTCAACCCCGACGAGACCACCTACGAGTACCTGCGGGGTCGCGAGTACGTCCCCGAAGGCGAGGCGTTCGAGGAGCGGAAGCAGTACTGGGAGTCGGTCGCCTCCGACGACGACGCGGAGTACGACGACGTCGTCACCGTCGACGCGGACGGTCTCGACCCCCTCGTCACGTGGGGGATAAACCCCGGACAGGTGGTCGGGATCGACGAGCCGGTGCCGCACCCGGACGACTTCGAGGCCCGCACGGACCGCGAGGCCGCCGAGAAGGCGATCGATCACATGGACGTCGAGCCCGGCCAGTCGATGCTCGGCTACGATGTCGACGTGGCCTTCCTCGGCACCTGCACGAACGGCCGGCTCTCGGACTTCGAGGAGGCGGCGCGGATCTTAGAGAACCACAGCGTCGACGAGGACGTGCGCGCGCTCGCGGTGCCCGGCTCGGAGACGGTCCGCGCGCAGTGCGAGGAGCGCGGCATCGATCAGACGTTCATCGAGGCCGGCTTCCAGTGGCGCCGCGCCGGCTGCTCGATGTGTCTCGCGATGAACGACGACCAGCTCGGCGCCGGCGAGGTCTGTGCGTCCTCGTCGAACCGCAACTTCATCGGCCGGCAGGGGTCGAAGGAGGGGCGAACGGTGCTGATGAGTCCCGCGATGGTCGCGGCCGCGGCCGTCGAGGGAGAGGTCGTCGACGCGCGCGACTACCTGCGCGACGGGCCGACCGGCGGCGCCGGCGGCGTCGAGGAGGTGGCCGACTGA
- a CDS encoding 3-isopropylmalate dehydratase small subunit 2 — protein sequence MAPEASAGDDGEQHITEVSGTGVPIPGDDVDTDQILPAQFMKEVTFDNMADYLFYDARRDENEELNDHPLNRFEGASIAVVNSNFGCGSSREHAPQAMMRWGVDGVVGESYAEIFRDNCKSLGIPAVTADHETVVALQEWIEANPDGDIEIDVEGETVTYGDTVIDVDVDDAMREALVEGIWDTTALMYSNRSKVDSTVDGLPYVEGDD from the coding sequence ATGGCTCCCGAGGCGAGCGCGGGCGACGACGGGGAGCAACACATCACCGAGGTGTCCGGGACGGGCGTGCCGATCCCAGGCGACGACGTCGACACCGACCAGATCCTGCCGGCGCAGTTCATGAAGGAGGTCACGTTCGACAACATGGCGGACTACCTCTTTTACGACGCCCGGCGCGACGAGAACGAGGAGCTCAACGACCACCCGCTCAACCGCTTCGAGGGCGCGTCGATCGCGGTGGTCAACTCCAACTTCGGCTGCGGCTCCTCTCGGGAGCACGCGCCGCAGGCGATGATGCGATGGGGCGTCGACGGGGTCGTCGGCGAGTCGTACGCCGAGATCTTCCGGGACAACTGCAAGTCGCTGGGCATCCCCGCGGTCACCGCGGACCACGAGACCGTGGTGGCGCTCCAGGAGTGGATCGAAGCGAATCCCGACGGCGACATCGAGATCGACGTCGAGGGCGAGACCGTCACCTACGGCGACACCGTCATCGATGTCGACGTGGACGACGCGATGCGAGAGGCCCTCGTCGAGGGTATCTGGGACACGACCGCGCTGATGTACTCGAACCGAAGCAAGGTCGACTCGACCGTCGACGGGCTTCCGTACGTCGAGGGTGACGACTGA